In Sphingobium sp. Cam5-1, the sequence GGTCTTTGACCGGTCATGACCCGACGTCAGAGGTGGGGTGCGTCAGCCCACAGGTTCTGGACGGCGACACATTACGGTGCGGCGCGAGGCGCATTCGCCTATCCTCGATCGATGCGCCGGAGCTGCCGGGCCATTGCCGGCCCGGCCGCGCTTGCACGCCCGGGGACCCCTATGCAAGCACAGGCAATCTCCGATCGCTGGTGGTGGGACAGGCGGTTTCCTGCCGCCAGATTGACACCGACCATTATGGGCGGACGGTCGCACGATGCGCCGTGCAGGGGCGGGATTTGTCCTGTGCGCAGGTGCAGGGCGGCTTCGCTGTCGAGCGCTATGGCGCCCTTCTTTGCGGGCCGTGACATTGAGCGGGGAAGGCATGGTTGAGCCCGCCTCAGGCACGGCCTTGTTGCCATCTTATTGCAGTGATCGGCAAGCGGCTTGCCATGAGAAGGGCGGTTCATGCGGTGCCGCATCGATGCTTCGCGCAGCAGTACGCCCTGAAAAGTTCGTTCAGCGCGCTTGGAAATAACAATCGGCAAGGATCGGACGAGCATTCGCGACGGGAGATTAGGGGGGTTGCATTAGATGCAAATAGCTCGCATTAGCGGCGCATCTGTTTCCAATCCATGTCCGAAGGGGGTTATTGCATGTCCTTGTCGCGTCTCCGCGCATCGCTGGCGTCCGCCGCTCCAACCTATCTTGCGCTGAGCTGTTTTGGCCTTGCAGCATCGCCAGCCATGGCCCAGGATTCCGGCGCCCAGGAAGCGCCCGCCGCCCGGCTTGGCGGCGTCACCGTCACTGAGACGGCGCTCGACGAGCAAGGCATCAAGGTCGATCGCGTTTCGTCACCCAAATTTACCCAGCCTTTGCAGGATACACCGCAGACCATTCAGGTGATCAGCAAGGAGCTGTTCAACCAGCAGGGCGCGACGACGCTGACGGAAGCCCTGCGCAACAGCCCTGGCGTGGGCACTTTCTATGCCGGCGAAAATGGAAACACGACGACCGGGGACGCGATCCGCATGCGTGGCTTCGACACCTCGAACAGCATCTTTGTTGACGGTGTGCGTGACCTGGGCTCGATCGCCCGCGATATCTTCAACACCGAGCAGGTCGAGGTGACGAAAGGTCCTGCCGGGACCGACAATGGCCGTACCGCGCCAACCGGCGCCATCAACATGGTCAGCAAGCGGGCTTCCCAGGAGGCGTTGCTGGCGGGCGCCGTTTCAGTTGGCGTTGACGGCCAGACGCGAGCGACCGCCGATATCAACCAGCCGATCGAGGCGCTGCCCAACGCGGCCTTTCGCCTGAACGCGGTCTGGCAGGACAGCGATGTTGCTGGCCGTGATCATGTGAACAACAAGCGACTGGGGCTGGCGTC encodes:
- a CDS encoding thermonuclease family protein, with product MVAPAIIAGLAIGLVVTQLEGRLPDWSLTGHDPTSEVGCVSPQVLDGDTLRCGARRIRLSSIDAPELPGHCRPGRACTPGDPYASTGNLRSLVVGQAVSCRQIDTDHYGRTVARCAVQGRDLSCAQVQGGFAVERYGALLCGP